A genomic stretch from Acinonyx jubatus isolate Ajub_Pintada_27869175 chromosome E2, VMU_Ajub_asm_v1.0, whole genome shotgun sequence includes:
- the MRPS12 gene encoding 28S ribosomal protein S12, mitochondrial: MSWSGLLRGLNTSLNYGLALVPQLGAARPMATLNQMHRRGLPKRPPALPGPTEGRPQLKGVVLRTFIRKPKKPNSANRKCCRVRLSTGREAVCFIPGEGHSLQEHHIVLVKGGRTQDLPGVKLTVVRGKYDCGHVQKKK; encoded by the exons ATGTCCTGGTCCGGTCTTCTCCGTGGCCTCAACACGTCCCTAAATTATG GCCTAGCCCTGGTCCCGCAGCTCGGGGCCGCCCGCCCCATGGCCACCCTGAACCAGATGCACCGCCGGGGGCTTCCGAAGCGACCGCCTGCCCTTCCGGGCCCCACGGAGGGCCGGCCGCAGCTGAAGGGCGTGGTTCTGCGCACGTTCATCCGGAAGCCCAAGAAACCCAACTCGGCCAATCGCAAATGCTGCCGCGTGCGGCTCAGCACCGGCCGAGAGGCCGTGTGCTTCATCCCCGGAGAGGGCCACAGCCTGCAGGAGCACCACATCGTGCTCGTGAAGGGCGGCCGCACCCAGGACCTGCCCGGCGTGAAGCTCACCGTCGTGCGCGGCAAGTACGACTGTGGCCACGTGCAGAAGAAGAAGTGA